A genomic segment from Nocardiopsis sp. Huas11 encodes:
- a CDS encoding virginiamycin B lyase, producing MTDSPQQRPVREYPLAEPGAGPYGIAAPTDGSLWVTLVHQGQVAHREPNGSVTLHPLDSSVCGPSVITVGPDRAAWFTRARDHRIGRITSDGKTDSFALPTADSGPFGITTGPDEALWFTEMNADRIGRITTAGEVTEFPLPTQGGFPTFITSGPDGALYFTLNQANAIGRITTDGNVDLHPLPTAGAGPVGITKGSDDALWFVEITAGQIGRLTPDGEVREFPLPRRDARPHAITADPEGGCWFTEWGANRIGHITPEGDISLFDLPTPASEPHGITLAPDGTVWTALEIGTVASLRP from the coding sequence GTGACCGACAGTCCTCAGCAGCGTCCTGTGCGCGAATACCCGCTGGCCGAACCAGGCGCAGGTCCCTACGGCATTGCGGCCCCTACCGACGGCTCCCTGTGGGTGACCCTCGTCCACCAGGGCCAGGTCGCCCATAGGGAACCGAACGGTTCCGTGACTCTGCACCCGTTGGACTCCTCCGTGTGCGGACCTTCGGTCATCACCGTGGGGCCGGACCGCGCAGCCTGGTTCACTCGCGCTCGGGACCACAGAATCGGCCGGATCACGTCCGACGGCAAGACGGATTCCTTCGCACTACCGACAGCGGACTCCGGCCCCTTCGGTATCACCACCGGGCCCGACGAAGCACTGTGGTTCACCGAGATGAACGCCGACCGGATCGGCCGTATCACCACGGCCGGGGAGGTCACCGAGTTCCCACTGCCAACGCAGGGAGGGTTCCCCACATTCATCACCTCGGGCCCTGACGGTGCGTTGTACTTCACCCTCAACCAGGCCAACGCCATCGGACGCATCACCACCGACGGAAACGTGGACCTGCACCCCCTCCCGACCGCCGGCGCGGGCCCGGTCGGCATCACCAAGGGCTCTGATGACGCCCTGTGGTTCGTGGAGATCACCGCGGGCCAGATCGGCCGCCTCACACCGGACGGAGAGGTCCGGGAGTTCCCCTTGCCCCGACGCGACGCACGCCCCCACGCGATCACCGCAGATCCCGAAGGCGGATGTTGGTTCACCGAGTGGGGCGCGAACCGGATCGGCCACATCACGCCGGAAGGCGACATCTCCCTGTTCGATCTGCCCACCCCCGCCAGCGAGCCTCACGGCATCACGCTCGCTCCCGACGGCACGGTGTGGACGGCGTTGGAGATCGGAACTGTCGCCTCTCTCCGCCCCTGA
- a CDS encoding alpha/beta fold hydrolase: protein MRIREITLDLGLDTLAGLDFGGAGTPVLLVHGSGHNAAAWADVATHLTDHCRVVAVDLRGHGRTAVDSQNAEQYWRDLADAARALGWENPVLVGHSLGGYAVAAVAAAGLLRPAAVCVVDGLVLNTREKAVADQSQWSTPEAGEGLRTQFRYGWSATPDEAHAYIEQCVRDAQEDDLNRGSRPGLVRDVLERSFTQGARTRLRRPTPEQIAVISAAAPEAAVYPSVDVYEHVTCPLTIVLPDEGFYAGRRDEVRDVIAARPDRTLVVMRGHHNVTMARPAELARIILDLVNPLPAPESGEPT, encoded by the coding sequence GTGAGAATTCGGGAGATCACACTCGACCTCGGCCTGGACACCCTGGCCGGGCTGGACTTCGGCGGCGCGGGCACACCGGTGCTTCTGGTCCACGGCAGCGGGCACAACGCAGCGGCCTGGGCCGACGTCGCGACGCATCTGACCGATCACTGTCGAGTCGTCGCCGTGGACCTGCGCGGACACGGGCGCACCGCTGTCGACTCCCAGAACGCCGAACAGTACTGGCGCGACCTGGCCGATGCCGCTCGGGCCCTGGGCTGGGAGAATCCCGTCCTGGTCGGGCACTCCCTGGGCGGTTACGCCGTCGCCGCCGTGGCCGCGGCGGGGTTGCTCCGGCCCGCCGCCGTGTGCGTGGTCGACGGACTCGTCCTGAATACCCGTGAGAAGGCCGTGGCGGACCAGTCGCAGTGGAGCACTCCCGAAGCGGGCGAAGGGCTGCGCACACAATTCCGCTACGGATGGTCGGCCACCCCTGATGAGGCGCACGCCTACATCGAGCAGTGCGTTCGAGATGCGCAGGAGGACGATCTGAACCGAGGCTCCCGCCCCGGTTTGGTGCGCGACGTGCTGGAGCGCTCCTTCACCCAAGGAGCCCGCACCCGACTGCGACGGCCCACGCCCGAACAGATCGCGGTGATCAGCGCGGCCGCGCCGGAGGCCGCCGTCTACCCCAGCGTGGACGTCTACGAACACGTCACCTGCCCGCTCACGATCGTGCTCCCCGACGAGGGGTTCTACGCCGGACGCCGGGACGAAGTACGGGACGTCATCGCCGCCCGCCCGGACCGGACGCTCGTGGTGATGCGTGGGCACCACAACGTGACCATGGCCAGGCCCGCGGAGCTGGCCCGCATCATCTTGGACCTCGTGAACCCCCTACCCGCCCCAGAATCCGGAGAGCCTACGTGA
- a CDS encoding manganese catalase family protein — MFRHTKHLQFEAKPEAPDALYAMKLQELIGGAYGEMTVTMQYLFQGWNCRMEGKYKDLIMDVATEEIGHVEMLATMVARLLEGAPADKVAKAVQDPAIAAIVGGMNPQQAIVAGGGAVPADSAGTPWNGKYIVASGNLLADFRANAAAEAQGRLQTARLYNMTDDPGVKAMLQFNLARDTVHQNMWLAAIEELQEDGLEREIAPDALFEEENQEHANTIWGLSDGTDAAGGRWSSRPAPDGEHELRYLDQPEPLGGPASAPPPDPKLYGTFAGPGGEGSAKGASSATERPGLKDKIKDVLE; from the coding sequence ATGTTCCGTCACACCAAGCACCTGCAGTTCGAAGCCAAGCCGGAGGCGCCCGACGCCCTGTACGCCATGAAGTTGCAGGAACTCATCGGTGGTGCCTACGGCGAGATGACCGTCACCATGCAGTACCTGTTCCAGGGGTGGAACTGTCGCATGGAAGGCAAGTACAAGGACCTGATCATGGACGTGGCGACCGAGGAGATCGGCCACGTCGAGATGCTGGCGACCATGGTCGCCCGGCTCCTGGAGGGCGCGCCGGCCGACAAGGTGGCCAAGGCGGTCCAGGACCCGGCGATCGCCGCCATCGTCGGCGGTATGAACCCGCAGCAGGCCATCGTCGCCGGCGGCGGCGCCGTGCCCGCGGACTCGGCGGGCACGCCGTGGAACGGCAAGTACATCGTGGCCAGCGGAAACCTGCTCGCGGACTTCCGCGCCAACGCGGCGGCCGAGGCCCAGGGCCGGCTCCAGACAGCGCGCCTGTACAACATGACCGACGACCCCGGTGTCAAAGCCATGCTCCAGTTCAACCTGGCGCGTGACACCGTGCACCAGAACATGTGGCTGGCGGCCATCGAGGAGCTGCAGGAGGACGGACTGGAGCGGGAGATCGCCCCCGACGCGCTCTTCGAGGAGGAGAACCAGGAGCACGCCAACACCATCTGGGGACTCTCCGACGGCACGGACGCGGCCGGGGGACGGTGGTCCTCGCGCCCGGCCCCCGACGGCGAGCACGAGCTGCGCTACCTCGACCAGCCCGAGCCGCTCGGCGGGCCGGCCTCCGCGCCTCCCCCCGACCCCAAGTTGTACGGGACCTTCGCCGGTCCCGGGGGTGAGGGTTCGGCCAAGGGAGCATCGAGCGCGACCGAGCGCCCCGGGCTGAAGGACAAGATCAAGGACGTCCTGGAGTAA
- a CDS encoding bifunctional 2-polyprenyl-6-hydroxyphenol methylase/3-demethylubiquinol 3-O-methyltransferase UbiG, with translation MGEQEPDNRWAELTGGRGGARYAARFAELAASGADVHGEARFCGVLLDPGARVLDAGCGTGRVAIRLAQEGYDCVGVDVDASMLAEARKAAPDMRWLEADLAETDSLGLEPDFDMVVAAGNVIPLLAEGTEAAVVASLSALLKPGGLFVAGFGLDAAHLPLTSAPVTLEDYDRWCARSGLEPVRRCATWDGDPYTGGGYAVNVHVRAAVSPRPDGRV, from the coding sequence GTGGGAGAGCAAGAGCCTGACAATCGCTGGGCCGAACTGACCGGTGGGCGCGGCGGTGCGCGCTACGCGGCCAGGTTCGCCGAGCTGGCCGCCTCCGGTGCCGACGTGCACGGCGAGGCGCGCTTCTGCGGGGTGCTGCTCGACCCCGGCGCGCGCGTGCTCGACGCGGGTTGCGGTACCGGGCGCGTCGCGATCCGGCTCGCCCAGGAGGGATACGACTGCGTCGGCGTGGACGTCGACGCCTCCATGCTCGCCGAGGCGCGCAAGGCCGCCCCGGACATGAGGTGGCTGGAGGCCGATCTCGCCGAGACCGACTCCCTGGGGCTGGAGCCGGACTTCGACATGGTCGTGGCGGCGGGCAACGTCATTCCGTTGCTCGCGGAGGGGACCGAGGCGGCGGTGGTCGCCTCCCTGTCAGCGCTGTTGAAGCCCGGGGGCCTGTTCGTCGCGGGCTTCGGCCTCGATGCCGCTCACCTGCCGCTGACCTCGGCGCCGGTCACCCTGGAGGACTACGACCGCTGGTGTGCGCGAAGCGGGTTGGAGCCGGTGCGGCGGTGCGCGACCTGGGACGGCGACCCCTACACGGGTGGCGGCTACGCGGTGAACGTGCACGTGCGCGCCGCCGTGTCCCCGCGGCCGGACGGTCGCGTCTGA
- a CDS encoding ferredoxin gives MKIIADTSKCVGAGQCVLTEPALFDQSEDDGTIIVLNATPEGELVEKAREAVHVCPGQALSLEE, from the coding sequence GTGAAGATCATCGCGGACACCAGCAAGTGCGTCGGTGCCGGACAGTGCGTGCTCACTGAGCCCGCACTGTTCGACCAGAGCGAGGACGACGGCACCATCATCGTGCTGAACGCGACACCGGAGGGCGAGCTGGTCGAGAAGGCACGCGAAGCGGTACACGTGTGCCCTGGCCAGGCCCTCTCTCTGGAGGAGTGA
- a CDS encoding cytochrome P450 — protein sequence MTTTEKHEFPMARTCPFAPPPAYEEIREEEPVSRVGLPDGGWAWVISRHEDVRTVLNDRRFSADRQHPDFPALVEGEAASRRPDEERFLIAMDPPEHGPARKAVLGEFTVRRLEALRPRIQEIVDGQIDALLAGPRPGDLVDSLSLPVPSLVICEMLGVPYTDHEFFQENTVKVIKQSTPPEERWAAMEAIQGYMADLIAEKEKNPPDDLLGRQIVKLRADGTYRRTALAGMGLLLLVAGHETTANMISLSTVAFLRNPEQLAMIKADPGRTLDAVEEMLRYFTIIDVATARLCVEDIEVGGQLIRAGEGVLALGHAANRDPRAFENPNELDIERGARHHVAFGFGPHQCLGQNLARMELQIVFDTLFRRVPGLELAMDVDELPFKDDANIYGLYQLPVTW from the coding sequence ATGACCACCACCGAGAAGCACGAGTTCCCCATGGCCCGCACGTGCCCGTTCGCGCCGCCGCCGGCGTACGAGGAGATCCGCGAAGAAGAGCCGGTCTCGCGGGTCGGCCTCCCCGACGGCGGGTGGGCTTGGGTGATCAGCCGCCACGAAGACGTGCGCACCGTGTTGAACGACCGGCGGTTCAGCGCCGACCGGCAGCATCCGGACTTTCCAGCGCTGGTCGAGGGCGAGGCGGCGTCCCGGCGGCCGGACGAGGAGCGCTTCCTGATCGCTATGGACCCGCCCGAGCACGGACCGGCGCGCAAGGCCGTGCTCGGCGAGTTCACGGTGCGCCGGTTGGAGGCGCTGCGGCCGCGGATCCAGGAGATCGTCGACGGGCAGATCGACGCGCTGCTGGCAGGACCGCGGCCCGGTGACCTGGTGGACTCGCTGTCGCTGCCGGTTCCGTCACTGGTGATCTGCGAGATGCTGGGTGTGCCCTACACCGACCATGAGTTCTTCCAGGAGAACACGGTGAAGGTGATCAAGCAGTCGACGCCGCCCGAGGAGCGGTGGGCGGCGATGGAGGCCATCCAGGGCTACATGGCCGACCTCATCGCGGAGAAGGAGAAGAACCCGCCGGACGACCTGCTCGGGCGGCAGATCGTCAAGCTGCGCGCGGACGGCACCTACCGGCGGACGGCACTGGCCGGCATGGGCTTGCTGCTGCTCGTGGCCGGCCACGAGACGACGGCGAACATGATCTCGCTGTCGACCGTGGCGTTCCTGCGCAACCCGGAGCAGCTCGCGATGATCAAGGCCGACCCGGGCAGAACACTCGACGCGGTCGAGGAGATGCTGCGGTACTTCACGATCATCGACGTGGCGACGGCCCGGCTGTGCGTCGAGGACATCGAGGTCGGCGGGCAGCTGATCCGCGCCGGCGAAGGAGTGCTGGCGCTCGGCCATGCGGCCAACCGGGACCCGCGGGCGTTCGAGAACCCGAACGAGCTCGACATCGAACGCGGCGCGCGCCACCACGTCGCGTTCGGGTTCGGGCCGCACCAGTGTCTGGGCCAGAACCTGGCTCGGATGGAGCTCCAGATCGTGTTCGACACGCTGTTCCGCCGCGTTCCCGGCCTGGAGCTCGCGATGGATGTCGACGAGCTGCCGTTCAAGGACGACGCGAACATCTACGGCCTCTACCAGCTCCCGGTGACCTGGTAG
- a CDS encoding ketopantoate reductase family protein, with product MKILMFGRGAIATIYGWTLHQAGHDVEFYVRPGRAATYGDTVDLDLVDTRRRVWGQRVVDKWPVRYREALEPDHDFDLIVLSVPHHRLPEATAFLTPRVGQATVLVFGNLWTEPLVAIGALPPDRIAWGFPQAGGGFSEDGVLNGALLSSVVFGTLGRPPTDRERAVRQAFREAGLRIKERPDFRGWLWVHFVSDAGLFSQGLRLGSLSELAGSTGDLREGLLAGRELLPLLQARGIDLRRHRGGVLPFRAPTWLTAPVLAWLTAHVALARVSLTAQSDPDAEEPREVCRDTLAEARRLGVSVPRLEAAEPLFAREGTG from the coding sequence GTGAAGATCCTGATGTTCGGCCGAGGCGCGATCGCCACCATCTACGGCTGGACCCTGCACCAGGCGGGACATGACGTCGAGTTCTACGTCCGGCCGGGCCGCGCGGCGACCTACGGAGACACGGTGGACCTCGATCTGGTCGACACGCGTCGCCGGGTGTGGGGACAGCGCGTCGTGGATAAGTGGCCGGTGCGCTACCGCGAGGCGCTGGAGCCCGACCACGACTTCGACCTGATCGTGCTGAGCGTGCCGCACCACCGCCTCCCGGAGGCAACCGCCTTCCTGACCCCGCGTGTCGGCCAGGCCACGGTGCTGGTCTTCGGCAACCTCTGGACCGAGCCGCTCGTCGCGATCGGCGCACTCCCGCCCGACCGGATCGCCTGGGGCTTTCCCCAGGCCGGTGGCGGTTTCAGCGAGGACGGCGTGCTCAACGGGGCACTGCTGTCGTCGGTCGTCTTCGGTACCCTCGGCAGGCCCCCGACCGACCGGGAGCGGGCCGTACGCCAGGCGTTTCGCGAGGCCGGGCTCCGGATCAAGGAGCGGCCTGACTTCCGCGGCTGGCTGTGGGTCCATTTCGTGTCGGATGCCGGCCTGTTCTCGCAGGGCCTGCGGCTGGGTTCTCTGTCCGAACTGGCCGGGTCGACGGGCGACCTGCGCGAAGGGCTGCTGGCCGGCCGGGAGCTGCTGCCGCTCCTCCAAGCGCGCGGCATCGACCTGCGACGGCACCGGGGCGGTGTGCTGCCGTTCCGGGCGCCCACCTGGCTGACGGCACCCGTGCTCGCCTGGCTGACCGCTCATGTCGCGCTCGCGCGCGTGAGTCTCACGGCGCAGTCCGACCCCGACGCTGAGGAGCCGCGTGAGGTCTGCCGGGACACCCTGGCCGAGGCACGACGGTTGGGCGTCTCGGTACCGCGACTGGAAGCGGCGGAACCGCTCTTCGCCCGTGAGGGGACGGGCTGA
- a CDS encoding TetR/AcrR family transcriptional regulator, protein MTADKPLRADAQQKREALLAAAREVFDTGDFFDLRFDDFARLAGVGTGTLYRHFPTREALAEAVYHGEVAALCDRARQLQAALPAAEALATFLRTMVEHIAAHQGLARTLATLWADRSGALAEGSRALEEAVGDLVAAAVQEGTVRDDVDSGAVMVALHGIGAAHDRPGWRAEADDVITLVLDGLRRPQ, encoded by the coding sequence ATGACCGCCGACAAGCCACTGCGGGCCGACGCTCAGCAAAAGCGCGAGGCACTGCTCGCCGCCGCCAGGGAAGTCTTCGACACCGGCGACTTCTTCGACCTGCGCTTCGACGACTTCGCCCGCCTGGCGGGGGTGGGCACCGGCACGTTGTACCGGCACTTCCCCACCCGGGAGGCACTGGCCGAGGCGGTCTACCACGGGGAGGTCGCGGCGCTGTGCGACCGCGCCCGCCAACTACAGGCCGCGCTGCCCGCGGCGGAGGCTTTGGCGACCTTCCTCCGCACCATGGTCGAGCACATAGCCGCCCACCAGGGCCTCGCCCGGACGCTGGCCACGCTGTGGGCCGACCGCTCAGGCGCCCTCGCCGAGGGCAGCCGGGCGCTGGAGGAGGCGGTCGGTGACCTGGTGGCCGCCGCCGTGCAGGAGGGCACCGTTCGCGACGACGTGGATTCCGGTGCCGTGATGGTGGCGCTGCACGGCATCGGTGCGGCTCATGACCGCCCCGGTTGGCGGGCCGAGGCCGACGATGTCATCACCCTCGTGCTGGACGGGCTGCGCCGCCCGCAATGA
- a CDS encoding DUF1330 domain-containing protein, whose amino-acid sequence MAKGYWVSVYPTITDPERFAAYNELAGLAVRAAGGRVLASIGSRVVAHEAGIAERVVLIEFDSFEQAVAAYESAAYQKALAELPDGFERDFRIIEGLD is encoded by the coding sequence GTGGCCAAGGGCTACTGGGTCAGCGTCTACCCCACCATCACAGACCCTGAGAGGTTTGCCGCCTACAACGAACTGGCCGGTCTGGCCGTCAGGGCCGCAGGCGGGCGGGTGCTCGCCAGCATCGGCAGCCGGGTCGTCGCACACGAAGCCGGAATCGCCGAGCGCGTCGTCCTGATCGAGTTCGACAGTTTCGAACAGGCGGTCGCCGCATACGAGAGTGCGGCCTACCAGAAGGCGCTGGCCGAACTCCCCGACGGCTTCGAGCGCGACTTCCGCATCATCGAAGGCCTCGACTGA
- a CDS encoding helix-turn-helix domain-containing protein, with protein MAALDLFGRRWSMRILWELRAGPLGFRPLQKRCDDMSSSVMRQRLTELLDAQVIHQLPDSRYELTPLGQEARHALNPLARWAERWAATINPQGADHTDDQTAGRVPDSDTVGDGTPEKGSAD; from the coding sequence ATGGCCGCACTCGATCTGTTCGGACGGCGGTGGAGTATGCGCATCCTGTGGGAGCTTCGCGCGGGTCCGCTTGGGTTCCGCCCCTTGCAGAAGCGGTGCGACGACATGTCCTCCAGCGTGATGCGGCAGCGCCTGACCGAACTGCTGGATGCCCAGGTGATCCACCAACTACCGGACAGCCGCTACGAGCTCACCCCGCTGGGACAGGAGGCGCGCCACGCCCTGAACCCCCTCGCCCGCTGGGCGGAACGCTGGGCGGCCACGATCAACCCGCAAGGGGCGGACCACACCGACGACCAGACCGCCGGCCGCGTCCCAGATTCGGACACCGTGGGCGATGGGACGCCGGAGAAGGGCTCCGCGGACTGA
- a CDS encoding class I SAM-dependent methyltransferase: MDRNERLLHASSFGTAAAAYAEHRPDHPHAAANWALEPAPGPRVLDLGAGTGKLTATLVALGVDVIAVEPDPAMLTELRHSLPAVRALPGSAEAIPLPDASVDAVLAGNAMHWFDMAVAGPEIARVLAPGGVLAGLWNVMDDHVEWVAELERISGGAAIGPRDTSAGWRAQTADMHLPRTGEAPRFGSPEQAEFPHAQRRTADSLVATLATRAGMLVMPDQERTAELSRIRAFLASRPETAHGEFALPLLCGVLRVRRL; the protein is encoded by the coding sequence ATGGATCGGAACGAACGGCTTCTCCACGCCTCATCCTTCGGCACCGCGGCCGCCGCCTACGCCGAGCACCGCCCGGACCACCCGCACGCCGCGGCGAACTGGGCGCTCGAGCCCGCGCCCGGACCGCGCGTACTCGACCTGGGCGCCGGCACAGGCAAGCTGACCGCCACACTGGTCGCGCTGGGCGTCGACGTCATCGCGGTCGAGCCCGACCCGGCCATGCTGACCGAACTGCGCCATTCACTGCCGGCCGTCCGCGCCCTGCCCGGTAGCGCCGAGGCGATACCGCTGCCGGACGCTTCCGTCGATGCCGTGCTGGCCGGCAACGCCATGCACTGGTTCGACATGGCCGTCGCGGGACCGGAGATCGCCAGGGTCCTCGCGCCCGGCGGCGTCCTGGCCGGTCTGTGGAACGTCATGGACGACCACGTCGAGTGGGTGGCCGAGCTCGAAAGGATCAGCGGGGGCGCGGCCATCGGTCCGCGTGACACCTCAGCCGGCTGGCGCGCCCAAACCGCCGACATGCACCTTCCGAGGACCGGCGAAGCACCCCGCTTCGGCTCGCCGGAGCAGGCCGAGTTCCCGCACGCCCAGCGCCGCACCGCCGACTCCCTGGTCGCGACCCTCGCGACGCGGGCGGGGATGCTCGTCATGCCGGATCAGGAGCGAACGGCCGAGCTGAGCCGTATCCGCGCCTTCCTCGCGAGCAGACCGGAGACCGCCCACGGCGAGTTCGCCCTCCCGCTGCTCTGCGGCGTGCTGCGCGTCCGACGTCTGTGA
- a CDS encoding MFS transporter produces the protein MNTITTTTTAPHPAQRRILTVLVTAQILSGAGLAAGITVGALLAQDMLGGAGWAGLPSALFTIGSAAAAALIGRTSQRLGRRTGLVAGYAAGALGAVGVVAAATADNVVLLFASLFVYGAGTATNLQARYAGADLATPQHRGRALSTVMVATTLGAVVGPNLVTQLGDLARIVGIPALAGPFLLAAAAYASAGLVLWLLLRPDPLTTARAEAALPQSTATTTPSPAAAATTAANTRMLVLGAAVMVLAQLVMVAIMTMTPVHMTGHGHSVGAAGLVIAVHVAAMFLPSPLSGFLVDRLGRLPVAAASGVTLLAAGLLAALAPPHSVPLLALALALLGLGWSFGIVSGTAIVTDTAPLATRARTQGLVDVAIAVAGAGGGLASGLVVAAGSYTLLSLVGGVLALAVLPAIAWTARPVPASSRRAR, from the coding sequence ATGAACACCATCACCACAACCACAACCGCGCCCCACCCCGCCCAACGACGCATCCTGACCGTGCTGGTCACCGCCCAGATCCTCAGTGGCGCCGGACTGGCCGCCGGGATCACCGTGGGCGCCCTGCTGGCCCAGGACATGCTCGGCGGCGCCGGCTGGGCCGGCCTGCCCAGCGCCCTGTTCACCATCGGCTCGGCCGCCGCCGCGGCCCTGATCGGACGCACCTCTCAACGCCTGGGACGGCGCACCGGCCTGGTCGCCGGATACGCCGCGGGCGCGCTGGGAGCCGTGGGCGTGGTCGCCGCGGCCACAGCCGACAACGTCGTGCTGCTGTTCGCCTCCCTGTTCGTCTACGGGGCGGGGACCGCCACCAACCTCCAGGCCCGTTACGCCGGAGCCGACCTGGCCACCCCCCAGCACCGGGGCCGAGCCCTGAGCACGGTCATGGTGGCCACCACCCTGGGCGCCGTCGTGGGTCCCAACCTGGTCACCCAACTGGGCGACCTGGCACGGATCGTGGGTATCCCGGCACTGGCCGGACCCTTCCTGCTGGCAGCGGCGGCCTACGCCTCGGCCGGGCTGGTGCTGTGGCTGCTGCTGCGCCCGGACCCGCTCACCACCGCCCGCGCCGAAGCAGCTCTCCCCCAGAGCACCGCCACGACCACACCGAGTCCTGCCGCCGCTGCCACCACTGCCGCGAACACGCGGATGCTGGTGCTGGGCGCCGCCGTCATGGTCCTGGCCCAGCTCGTCATGGTCGCCATCATGACCATGACCCCCGTCCACATGACCGGCCACGGCCACTCGGTGGGCGCGGCCGGGCTGGTCATCGCCGTCCACGTCGCGGCGATGTTCCTGCCCTCCCCGCTCAGCGGCTTCCTGGTCGACCGCCTGGGCCGCCTGCCCGTGGCCGCCGCCTCCGGGGTGACACTGCTGGCCGCCGGACTGCTGGCCGCCCTGGCCCCGCCCCACTCGGTGCCCTTGCTGGCCCTGGCTCTGGCGCTGCTGGGCCTGGGCTGGAGCTTCGGAATCGTCTCGGGCACCGCGATCGTCACCGACACCGCACCGCTGGCCACCCGCGCCAGGACCCAGGGGCTGGTGGATGTGGCCATCGCCGTGGCCGGAGCGGGCGGCGGCCTGGCCTCAGGACTGGTCGTGGCCGCCGGAAGCTACACCCTGCTGTCCCTGGTCGGCGGGGTGCTCGCCCTGGCGGTCCTGCCCGCCATCGCCTGGACCGCGCGCCCGGTGCCCGCCTCCAGCAGACGTGCTCGATGA
- a CDS encoding metalloregulator ArsR/SmtB family transcription factor encodes MSKTDLYDAIARTGKALAHGKRLEIVELLAQGERPVQDLAGAVELKLSTASAHLQVLRQAGLVTARAEGTRIFYRLAGDDVATLMSVLCRVADTHQAEVEAARRAYLDQDDIRLVGREDLLASVASGTAMVLDVRPHQEYEAGHLPGAVSIPLEELADRLAEIPADTQVVAYCRGRYCVLSYDAVRLLREHGRDAALLDEGVLEWRSDGMDVTP; translated from the coding sequence ATGAGCAAGACCGACCTGTACGACGCCATCGCCCGCACCGGCAAGGCCCTGGCCCACGGCAAGCGCCTGGAGATCGTCGAACTCCTGGCCCAGGGAGAGCGCCCCGTCCAGGACCTGGCCGGCGCCGTGGAGCTGAAGCTGTCCACCGCCTCGGCCCACCTACAGGTGCTGCGCCAGGCGGGACTGGTCACCGCCCGCGCCGAGGGCACCCGCATCTTCTACCGCCTGGCCGGTGACGACGTCGCCACGCTGATGTCGGTGCTGTGCCGTGTGGCCGACACCCACCAGGCCGAGGTCGAAGCCGCCCGCCGCGCCTACCTGGACCAGGACGACATCCGCCTCGTGGGCCGTGAGGACCTCCTGGCCTCGGTCGCCAGCGGCACCGCAATGGTCCTGGACGTGCGCCCCCACCAGGAGTACGAGGCCGGGCACCTGCCCGGAGCGGTGTCCATCCCCCTGGAGGAGCTGGCCGACCGTTTGGCCGAGATCCCCGCCGACACCCAGGTCGTGGCCTACTGCCGGGGTCGCTACTGCGTGCTCTCCTACGACGCCGTGCGCCTGCTGCGCGAGCACGGCCGCGACGCCGCCCTGCTGGACGAGGGCGTCCTGGAATGGCGCTCGGACGGCATGGACGTCACCCCCTGA